A single genomic interval of Shewanella psychropiezotolerans harbors:
- a CDS encoding RNA polymerase sigma factor, which translates to MLTREQLQGLYRYSFCLTADRGRAEDLLQTSLEKWLRCGKVPEYSHAYIRKIIRNQFVDECRRLNRIAFEPIDEHGPVLLDETSLESLHIQHRLIEQVFELLNAAEREVLYLWAIDGYTAAEIGEALDQPRGTVLSRLHRIKQKVAEVSLSRGWLKEASS; encoded by the coding sequence ATGCTGACTCGAGAGCAGCTGCAAGGCCTATATAGGTACAGCTTCTGTTTGACTGCCGATCGTGGACGCGCCGAAGACCTGTTACAGACCTCCTTGGAAAAATGGCTCAGATGCGGCAAAGTGCCCGAGTATTCCCATGCCTATATCCGCAAGATTATTCGGAATCAGTTTGTCGATGAGTGTCGACGCCTGAATCGGATCGCCTTCGAGCCCATCGATGAGCATGGGCCAGTCCTCTTAGATGAGACTTCGTTAGAGTCACTGCATATCCAACATCGACTTATCGAGCAAGTATTTGAATTATTAAATGCCGCGGAGAGAGAGGTGCTCTATCTATGGGCCATAGACGGTTATACTGCCGCCGAGATCGGCGAGGCGCTTGATCAGCCAAGGGGCACTGTCTTGTCCAGATTACATAGAATAAAACAGAAAGTTGCCGAAGTTAGCCTAAGTCGTGGCTGGCTTAAAGAGGCATCATCATGA
- a CDS encoding TonB-dependent receptor, giving the protein MKFTTSLIALSIASAITPNLVTAEESDIEVITVTSSRMGKPVSAIPNTVTIIDREQLEQQFRTTKDLSTIIGNLAPSFSPSRQKMSNTGETLRGRPPLIMIDGVPQSNPLRSGGRSGQTIDPAMIERIEIIHGANAMHGLGAQGGIINYITKKPTGNNEHQVSFDVTVPNNLESDGISFGTSYSFSGESDQLDMIGSVSYRNNGVYYDANDQMIGVDTTQGESMDSQSADFFIKLGHNFDESRLELMVNHYNMENNGDYMAVTGDKENDIPTGAIKQEQPWEAANNQVTTTSLTYTHENIAGQQLHLQFFNQNFEAVYGGGCWSDFYDPSMEGSDQVTVCGTGANGESLYYEQSRNKSVKWGMKASMIANNIADSGMNLAYGIDIFRDTTEQDMLVSGASWVPESTYENIAPFAQLDYDLIENLTLSGGVRYEYAKLKVDDYKTMYGYGDKEIEGGSPDFNETLFNIGASYQINPSIRLYTSFNQGFGMPDIGRVLRDGDSFPDENPSIDDSLALTPIVTDNIEFGADYQGEHFIAKIAFYRSSTDYGSRMVEKEDGSGSFVVKREKSIIEGIESNITAYIGDNDDVGVNIAIQNGEYDSNDDQSVDTDLDGANISPNRINLFWTHNFDNDISTRVQANFFMDKDFKDASNEIYSRFDGYTTVDASVAIPVYKGTLSIGIQNLLNEDYYTYYSQTVGKDTRYFKGMGRTATIGFTMPF; this is encoded by the coding sequence ATGAAGTTTACAACATCATTGATAGCGCTATCTATTGCCAGCGCAATAACACCAAATCTTGTGACAGCAGAAGAATCCGATATAGAAGTCATTACAGTGACCTCCAGCCGTATGGGCAAGCCAGTCAGTGCCATTCCGAATACGGTCACCATTATCGACAGAGAGCAGTTGGAGCAGCAGTTCAGAACCACTAAAGATCTATCGACAATTATCGGTAACTTGGCCCCTAGCTTCTCTCCCAGTCGTCAGAAGATGAGTAATACAGGTGAAACCCTGAGGGGCCGTCCGCCACTGATCATGATAGATGGAGTGCCTCAATCTAACCCGCTTCGTAGTGGTGGTCGTTCGGGCCAAACTATCGATCCCGCCATGATAGAACGTATCGAAATCATCCATGGCGCCAATGCCATGCATGGCCTAGGTGCACAGGGTGGCATCATCAACTATATAACTAAGAAGCCTACCGGCAACAATGAGCATCAAGTGAGTTTCGATGTCACAGTGCCAAATAATTTAGAATCAGATGGCATCAGCTTCGGCACCAGTTACTCCTTCTCCGGTGAGTCAGACCAGTTAGATATGATAGGCTCTGTCAGCTATCGCAACAATGGCGTCTATTACGATGCGAACGATCAGATGATCGGCGTCGACACCACCCAAGGCGAGTCCATGGACAGTCAGAGTGCCGACTTCTTCATCAAGCTAGGGCATAACTTCGATGAGTCTCGTCTGGAGCTGATGGTTAATCACTATAATATGGAAAACAACGGCGACTATATGGCCGTGACCGGTGACAAAGAAAACGATATTCCCACTGGTGCCATCAAGCAAGAGCAACCTTGGGAAGCAGCCAACAATCAAGTGACCACCACTAGCCTGACCTACACCCATGAAAATATTGCTGGTCAGCAGCTCCACTTGCAATTTTTCAATCAAAATTTCGAAGCCGTATACGGTGGTGGTTGTTGGTCTGACTTTTACGACCCTAGCATGGAAGGCAGCGATCAAGTCACCGTCTGCGGCACCGGCGCTAATGGTGAATCTCTCTATTATGAGCAGTCCCGCAACAAGTCTGTTAAGTGGGGCATGAAAGCCTCAATGATCGCCAACAACATCGCCGACTCAGGCATGAATCTAGCGTACGGTATAGATATATTCAGGGATACCACAGAGCAGGATATGCTGGTTAGCGGCGCCTCTTGGGTTCCTGAAAGCACCTACGAAAATATCGCGCCCTTTGCTCAGCTTGATTATGACCTTATCGAAAACCTGACCCTATCAGGTGGTGTGCGTTACGAATATGCCAAACTCAAGGTCGATGACTATAAGACCATGTATGGCTATGGCGACAAAGAGATTGAGGGAGGCTCACCTGACTTCAATGAGACCCTGTTTAATATAGGCGCTTCATACCAGATAAACCCATCGATTCGACTCTACACTAGCTTCAACCAGGGCTTCGGCATGCCGGATATCGGCCGTGTCCTACGTGACGGCGATAGCTTCCCGGATGAAAATCCGAGTATCGATGACTCACTCGCCCTAACACCGATAGTCACAGACAACATAGAGTTTGGTGCAGACTATCAGGGAGAACATTTCATCGCCAAGATCGCCTTTTATCGCTCATCGACCGACTACGGCAGTCGTATGGTAGAGAAAGAGGATGGCAGCGGCTCATTCGTGGTTAAACGCGAGAAGAGTATTATCGAAGGCATAGAATCTAATATCACCGCCTATATCGGTGACAATGATGACGTCGGCGTTAATATCGCGATTCAAAATGGCGAGTATGATTCAAACGACGATCAGAGTGTCGATACCGACCTGGACGGCGCGAATATCTCACCTAATCGCATCAACTTGTTCTGGACTCATAACTTCGACAACGATATCTCGACTCGGGTTCAGGCGAATTTCTTTATGGACAAAGACTTCAAAGATGCCAGTAATGAGATCTATTCGAGATTCGATGGCTACACTACCGTGGATGCATCTGTTGCGATTCCAGTGTACAAGGGCACCCTGAGCATAGGCATTCAAAACCTGTTAAATGAAGATTACTACACTTACTATTCTCAGACAGTAGGTAAAGACACCCGCTACTTTAAGGGAATGGGCCGCACAGCCACAATCGGTTTCACCATGCCATTCTAG
- a CDS encoding phosphotransferase family protein: protein MPRLPRDPSYELACDISDNWILDDWRPVLDTICIRHGINAIHMSQNFEGTNPVFELTQTSSAGDLDKANKSFIVKLLAPNFHVQYQSEYLSLKLLNQHRLGVKVPKLFYFGDVDNWLYLVIEKLDGVMLSSVLTELSVEERCDIALELGHFSKQLHRLPEQSIEGLRLDWPDFIRLQIDKCHEKRKRQGLPEPLLEELNAYLARHTDKLATSLNKSDAHLIHTDLHPGNLLVNKHEGRYRFTGIIDFGDALACPDPVFEFTSPALLLALGEPRIFHAYLDGYGYQGKRDTRLQQHMMMLSLLRHTGDMNYMLQHVPDCSDEKSWQALETKFFPL from the coding sequence ATGCCGAGATTACCAAGAGATCCCTCCTATGAGTTGGCTTGTGATATCAGCGATAACTGGATTTTAGATGATTGGCGCCCCGTTCTCGACACTATCTGTATCAGGCATGGCATAAATGCTATCCATATGAGTCAAAACTTCGAAGGCACTAACCCTGTCTTCGAGTTGACTCAAACTTCGAGTGCCGGAGACTTAGATAAGGCTAATAAATCCTTTATCGTTAAACTTTTAGCGCCTAACTTTCATGTACAGTATCAGAGCGAATACCTGAGCCTCAAGTTACTCAACCAGCACAGATTGGGGGTCAAGGTACCTAAGCTGTTTTACTTCGGGGATGTCGACAATTGGCTCTACCTGGTGATAGAGAAGCTAGATGGCGTCATGCTCTCATCTGTACTCACAGAGCTTTCTGTCGAGGAACGATGCGATATCGCACTGGAGCTGGGTCACTTCAGTAAACAGTTACATCGGCTCCCCGAGCAAAGCATCGAAGGCTTAAGGCTGGATTGGCCAGACTTTATCCGATTACAAATCGATAAATGCCATGAGAAACGTAAGAGACAAGGCCTGCCAGAGCCTTTACTTGAAGAGTTAAATGCCTACCTTGCCCGGCATACAGATAAATTGGCTACCAGCCTTAATAAATCCGATGCACACCTGATACATACAGATCTGCATCCGGGTAACTTATTGGTTAACAAGCACGAGGGGCGGTATCGATTCACCGGGATCATAGATTTTGGTGATGCCCTAGCCTGCCCTGATCCTGTGTTTGAATTTACCTCACCAGCATTACTACTCGCCCTGGGTGAGCCCAGAATATTCCACGCCTATCTCGATGGTTACGGTTATCAAGGCAAACGAGATACCCGCTTACAGCAACACATGATGATGCTCAGCCTGTTAAGACACACAGGTGACATGAACTACATGCTGCAACACGTTCCAGATTGTAGCGACGAGAAAAGCTGGCAGGCACTGGAAACTAAGTTTTTCCCGCTTTAA
- the bufB gene encoding MNIO family bufferin maturase, whose product MKLKQSSRLNLNESGSLSGAGIGLRLPHVQQILAADETDIPWLEVLVDNWLVEGGLNKHMLEAIAERYPIVLHSVGLSLGGPAPIDFSYLQQVKALKQQTGALWYSEHASFSGNANLKVPDLLPLPYTQEAVEHLSRRIIQVQDFMGERILLENVSTYVSCQFNEMTEGEFIAAVAQEADCYLLLDINNAFVTSKNLNQDMQAFMDVIPVERVKQIHLAGFHDKGDYLLDAHNHPVDERVWQAFKQFIAQNGHIPSMIEWDSDLPPLERLLAERLIAAEILDAALVTEPELSNRGGKRCA is encoded by the coding sequence GTGAAGTTAAAGCAGTCAAGCCGGCTAAATCTTAATGAGTCGGGGAGTCTGAGTGGCGCCGGCATTGGCCTGCGTCTCCCCCATGTGCAGCAGATCTTGGCTGCCGATGAGACCGATATTCCCTGGCTCGAGGTGCTGGTTGATAACTGGCTCGTCGAGGGAGGGCTAAATAAGCATATGCTGGAGGCTATAGCAGAGCGCTATCCAATAGTTCTGCATAGCGTCGGTCTGTCTCTTGGCGGCCCTGCACCAATCGATTTTAGCTATCTGCAGCAAGTTAAAGCTTTAAAGCAGCAGACCGGAGCCCTCTGGTATTCAGAGCATGCCAGCTTCTCGGGTAATGCTAACCTCAAGGTTCCAGATCTTCTTCCTTTGCCCTATACCCAAGAAGCCGTTGAGCACCTTAGTCGGCGTATTATTCAGGTGCAGGATTTTATGGGTGAAAGAATTCTGCTGGAAAACGTGTCTACCTATGTGAGTTGTCAATTTAATGAGATGACTGAGGGGGAGTTTATTGCCGCGGTAGCCCAAGAAGCCGATTGTTACTTGCTGCTGGATATCAATAATGCCTTTGTCACCAGCAAAAACCTTAATCAGGATATGCAGGCATTTATGGATGTGATTCCGGTAGAGCGAGTCAAGCAGATACATCTTGCGGGTTTTCATGACAAGGGAGACTACCTGCTCGATGCCCATAATCATCCTGTGGATGAAAGAGTGTGGCAGGCTTTTAAACAATTCATTGCCCAAAATGGCCATATTCCCAGTATGATCGAATGGGACAGTGATTTACCTCCTCTCGAGAGGCTGTTAGCCGAACGGTTGATCGCGGCAGAAATTTTAGATGCAGCTCTTGTTACTGAGCCAGAGTTGTCGAATAGAGGAGGAAAGCGATGCGCCTAG
- a CDS encoding BufA1 family periplasmic bufferin-type metallophore translates to MKSSNKALGLTVAGILAAGLSVGANAVPDQPTEWEKCAGIAKAGANDCGALDGSHGCAGQSKADNLPNEWVYVPSGTCDKITGGEVKAVKPAKS, encoded by the coding sequence ATGAAATCTTCAAATAAAGCGCTTGGTTTAACTGTGGCAGGTATTTTGGCCGCCGGTCTTTCCGTCGGTGCCAATGCGGTACCGGATCAACCTACCGAATGGGAGAAATGTGCTGGTATTGCCAAAGCTGGTGCCAATGATTGTGGTGCACTGGATGGCAGCCATGGCTGTGCGGGCCAGTCTAAGGCGGACAACTTACCCAATGAATGGGTGTATGTACCTTCCGGCACCTGTGACAAGATCACTGGCGGTGAAGTTAAAGCAGTCAAGCCGGCTAAATCTTAA
- a CDS encoding sensor histidine kinase, protein MTLIIGTLLFGMYRQLMNEQELQTDQHLASEKARYQQMALTLDRRSFGIQVKTADPNTALVVWRNSFDLVGALSLIPDDMPLLPLTREFPILTGGPDKLHILTGGLVVTRYGPVLIATRTDQLGTLIERFVNVAITALMLTIVLTLALGYLFSKAILRRLVQYNRLSRLIEKGEYSTRLPVSWRQDEFDMLARKFNGVLDTLENNLTAVRGATDNIAHDLRTPLSHLRIGLEQLPDKTSQELPEACAILTEELDHCLATFDAMLSLTRIEEGQQTLELQDLSIKDMCEDLFEMAEAMAELNQQKLLLSTGEDIKVTGDKYLLFQALFNLVDNAIKYAGDGATIEIVQAGREIQIRDNGPGIPNEATEKVFERLVRLDPSRHNKGTGLGLSLVKAILARHNAKVTLSDNQPGLVVRINF, encoded by the coding sequence GTGACTCTGATTATCGGTACCTTGCTGTTTGGCATGTACCGCCAATTAATGAATGAGCAGGAGTTGCAAACAGATCAACATCTCGCGTCTGAAAAGGCGCGCTATCAGCAGATGGCGCTGACGCTAGACCGCAGAAGTTTCGGTATTCAAGTTAAAACTGCCGATCCCAATACCGCCTTAGTGGTATGGCGTAACTCATTCGATCTCGTGGGCGCGTTAAGCTTGATCCCCGACGATATGCCGCTCTTGCCCCTGACCCGTGAGTTTCCTATCCTAACTGGTGGCCCGGATAAGCTACATATTTTGACCGGTGGCCTGGTGGTCACTCGTTATGGGCCGGTATTGATTGCGACCCGTACCGATCAATTAGGCACTCTTATTGAGCGCTTCGTCAATGTGGCAATTACGGCCCTGATGTTGACAATTGTGCTTACTTTGGCGCTAGGTTACCTGTTTTCTAAGGCGATTTTGCGTAGGTTGGTGCAATATAACCGATTGAGTCGATTGATTGAGAAAGGCGAATACTCTACACGCCTACCTGTGAGTTGGCGTCAAGATGAGTTCGATATGTTGGCACGAAAATTTAACGGTGTACTCGATACGCTGGAGAATAACCTGACTGCAGTTCGTGGAGCGACGGATAATATTGCCCATGATCTCAGAACGCCGCTTTCTCATCTAAGGATCGGTTTGGAACAACTTCCGGACAAGACCTCACAGGAGTTACCCGAAGCCTGCGCTATCTTGACTGAAGAGCTAGATCACTGTCTGGCGACGTTCGATGCCATGTTGTCTCTGACACGGATAGAAGAGGGCCAGCAGACGTTGGAACTACAGGATCTGAGCATCAAGGATATGTGTGAAGATCTATTCGAGATGGCTGAGGCGATGGCCGAGTTGAATCAACAGAAGCTATTACTCTCGACGGGGGAAGATATTAAGGTGACGGGGGATAAGTATCTGCTGTTTCAGGCACTATTTAATCTGGTGGATAACGCGATCAAGTATGCCGGTGATGGCGCGACTATAGAGATAGTGCAAGCGGGTAGAGAGATTCAGATCCGTGATAATGGACCTGGAATTCCTAACGAGGCAACAGAAAAAGTATTCGAACGCTTGGTACGGCTTGATCCGAGTCGACATAATAAGGGCACGGGCCTAGGTCTGTCTTTGGTGAAAGCGATACTCGCCAGACATAATGCCAAGGTGACGCTCAGCGATAACCAGCCTGGTTTAGTGGTCCGTATTAACTTTTAA
- a CDS encoding HvfC/BufC family peptide modification chaperone: protein MRLAQWQESFINALRQGGSDKGLLSLVDPVLASRLDVYRNNSLQALTAALSISFPICQQLVGEVCFSRLARDYIQTHPMLDSNLNCYGEAFPLFLHGITARRPEFEKVRYLAEVARLEWSLQLSYYAADNLDCQLIVQMAELAEEQHQDVVMQLRPDIFILESSFPLYEIWLAHQHEPSSIDNSDTEYFLSVSRDPFKPQVNLLSEQDFRLLDAIACGESLGEMTQRGLDMSSLPQWIARGWVCGFIVREWV from the coding sequence ATGCGCCTAGCTCAGTGGCAAGAGTCCTTCATCAACGCCTTGAGACAAGGGGGAAGTGATAAGGGACTATTGTCCTTAGTCGATCCAGTTCTGGCGAGTCGACTGGATGTGTATCGTAACAACTCATTACAGGCGCTAACCGCAGCGCTATCGATCTCCTTTCCCATCTGCCAACAATTAGTCGGCGAGGTCTGTTTCTCTCGGCTCGCGCGGGACTACATTCAAACCCACCCCATGCTAGACAGTAACTTGAACTGCTATGGTGAAGCTTTTCCTCTGTTTTTGCATGGGATCACAGCAAGGCGGCCAGAATTTGAAAAGGTGCGATATTTGGCTGAGGTCGCTAGGCTGGAGTGGTCATTACAGCTTAGCTACTACGCCGCAGATAATCTTGACTGCCAGCTGATAGTTCAAATGGCGGAGTTGGCCGAGGAGCAACATCAAGATGTCGTTATGCAGCTCAGGCCGGATATCTTTATTCTGGAGTCTAGTTTCCCACTTTATGAGATCTGGCTAGCTCATCAGCATGAGCCTTCATCAATAGATAACTCAGATACCGAATATTTTCTGAGTGTATCTCGAGACCCGTTTAAACCTCAGGTTAATCTCCTATCTGAGCAAGACTTTAGGCTTCTGGATGCCATCGCTTGTGGTGAGAGCCTAGGAGAGATGACACAGAGAGGACTCGATATGAGTAGCTTGCCACAATGGATAGCCAGAGGCTGGGTGTGTGGATTTATCGTACGGGAATGGGTGTAA
- a CDS encoding DUF2986 domain-containing protein, translating to MNRTKKITLNFKKKAKKANAKSYSSNKPKYISKAERDRLAEKESTETDIEQGADIGSKPVF from the coding sequence ATGAACCGGACAAAAAAGATAACTCTGAATTTCAAGAAAAAAGCGAAAAAGGCCAATGCTAAATCGTACTCAAGCAATAAGCCGAAATATATATCCAAAGCCGAGCGAGATCGTTTAGCTGAGAAAGAATCAACTGAAACCGATATAGAGCAGGGTGCAGATATAGGGTCTAAACCAGTTTTCTAG
- a CDS encoding TIGR01621 family pseudouridine synthase: MYQIVADEDDFLVIAKSANVHFHSQDGSAGVMARLEQDLVIKLYSVHRLDSLTSGLLLFAKSSRAAAEFTELFTQHKVQKYYVALAKGKPKKKQGWVVGDMAKSRRSMYKLLRTTENPALTQFFSQSVAEGLRLYLLKPLSGKTHQLRVALASIGVPILGDKLYGGAESDRGYLHAFSLSFSFGGKEYRYLSYPSQGEAFTAADTIKQLQIWSEPEKLSWPKRK, encoded by the coding sequence ATGTATCAAATAGTCGCCGATGAAGATGATTTCTTAGTGATCGCTAAATCTGCCAATGTTCATTTTCATAGCCAAGATGGCTCTGCCGGGGTGATGGCAAGATTGGAGCAAGATCTGGTTATCAAGCTCTACTCTGTGCATAGGCTAGATAGTCTGACTTCGGGACTACTCCTGTTTGCTAAAAGCAGTCGCGCTGCGGCTGAATTCACCGAGCTATTTACCCAGCATAAGGTACAAAAATACTATGTTGCCTTAGCTAAGGGGAAACCGAAGAAGAAACAGGGTTGGGTGGTTGGCGATATGGCCAAATCCAGACGTAGCATGTACAAGCTGCTGCGCACCACAGAAAATCCGGCGTTAACGCAATTTTTCTCTCAATCTGTGGCCGAGGGTCTACGCTTGTATCTGCTAAAGCCTTTAAGCGGTAAAACTCACCAGCTTAGAGTCGCCTTGGCAAGCATAGGAGTCCCTATCTTAGGGGATAAACTTTATGGAGGCGCAGAATCTGATAGAGGTTATCTGCATGCCTTTAGCTTAAGTTTTAGCTTTGGTGGTAAGGAGTATCGATACTTGAGTTACCCATCACAAGGAGAGGCATTTACCGCTGCGGATACCATAAAGCAGTTGCAAATATGGTCTGAGCCTGAGAAATTAAGCTGGCCTAAACGAAAATGA
- a CDS encoding putative hemolysin → MIKPASITLLIASALMLSACNQDKPATAEETQAFTDKVVVTAVDTVVALANPASENPAAAYCEFLQGKLDLPTGVCTLPSGEAIEHWELFKRDHQQTKPQIGIANPASVYCESVDGKLDLPTGVCTLPNGEALDQWELLKRDHKQTKPQIGIANPASVYCESLDGKLELSTSICTLPSGEALDEWKLFRRDHKQTKPTS, encoded by the coding sequence ATGATTAAACCAGCCTCAATTACCCTGCTTATTGCCAGCGCCCTAATGCTTAGTGCCTGCAATCAAGATAAACCAGCCACAGCAGAAGAAACCCAGGCATTCACAGACAAGGTGGTAGTAACTGCCGTCGACACAGTGGTTGCACTAGCCAACCCCGCCTCAGAGAATCCAGCCGCCGCTTATTGTGAGTTTCTTCAGGGAAAGCTAGATCTTCCTACGGGTGTCTGTACCTTGCCAAGCGGCGAAGCTATAGAACATTGGGAGCTATTCAAGCGTGATCATCAGCAGACTAAGCCTCAAATAGGTATCGCCAATCCAGCCTCTGTCTATTGCGAATCTGTCGATGGAAAGTTAGATCTTCCTACTGGTGTCTGTACTCTGCCAAATGGCGAAGCCCTGGATCAGTGGGAGCTTCTAAAGCGTGATCACAAACAGACTAAGCCTCAGATAGGTATCGCCAATCCAGCCTCTGTCTATTGCGAATCTCTAGATGGAAAACTAGAATTATCTACAAGCATTTGTACCTTGCCAAGTGGCGAAGCCCTAGATGAGTGGAAGCTATTCAGGCGTGATCATAAACAGACTAAGCCAACGAGTTAA
- a CDS encoding YqaE/Pmp3 family membrane protein codes for MDTNKLLLIIIAILLPPVAVFLKSGVGKDLLINIILCILFFIPGLLHALWVVTK; via the coding sequence ATGGATACAAATAAACTACTGCTAATTATCATTGCGATTCTATTGCCACCTGTTGCAGTATTTTTAAAGTCGGGTGTGGGCAAAGATCTGCTTATCAACATCATCTTATGCATACTCTTCTTCATTCCTGGTTTACTGCATGCATTATGGGTCGTGACTAAGTAG
- a CDS encoding DUF2057 family protein: MNLLTKTILSAVIAISSTSAFAASLSMPSSMQVSEINGIKVANAQEFKLAQGQNLIKLRYIEDFAFNADDSGALVKSKPLFLNVAAQEGVKYTVTLPELMTQNEARDFIKNPVIQVSDENGLTRTDNLSSQYQLMAAMFKQDTQM; encoded by the coding sequence ATGAACTTACTGACTAAAACTATCTTATCTGCCGTGATCGCAATCTCTTCAACTTCGGCGTTTGCCGCGAGCCTCTCAATGCCAAGCAGTATGCAAGTATCTGAGATTAACGGAATTAAAGTTGCTAATGCCCAGGAGTTCAAATTAGCCCAAGGCCAGAACCTGATAAAACTCAGATATATCGAAGACTTCGCCTTCAACGCCGACGACTCGGGTGCACTAGTCAAGTCTAAGCCACTATTTTTGAATGTAGCGGCACAGGAAGGAGTCAAGTACACAGTGACACTACCCGAACTGATGACACAGAATGAAGCGCGAGATTTCATTAAAAACCCTGTAATTCAGGTGAGCGATGAAAATGGACTGACCCGTACTGACAACCTATCTAGCCAGTATCAATTAATGGCAGCCATGTTCAAACAAGATACCCAGATGTGA
- the gltS gene encoding sodium/glutamate symporter, with protein MNTVYSIGELESFLVAILVLFIGHSVNRHVAFFRKYNIPEPIVGGLIVATIITVLHFNNISLEFTLSMQNTLMLMFFSTVGLAASYKLLLKGGSKVFIFLGIASLYIVIQNAVGVSMAAALGLEPLMGLIAGSITLSGGHGTGAAWAQTFSEDYGINTLEFAMAAATFGLVMGGIIGGPVAQRLINKNNLVSSYGVGGNHHKDHPDLVTYDQLEEDRVTAKSILEVLFILLFCVAGAKWIGTLVATMDISWLKMPDFVYALFIGVVITNITEVSRGYKINSECVDILGTVSLSLFLAMALMNLKLWEIFDLAIPLLIILMVQTVILALFAYFVTFRLMGSNYDAAVMAGGHCGFGMGATPTAVMNMGALVTRTGPSPQAFMVVPIVGAFFIDIVNAIILQGYISFIV; from the coding sequence ATGAATACAGTTTATTCTATAGGCGAACTTGAGTCGTTTTTAGTGGCGATTTTAGTGCTTTTTATCGGGCACTCAGTTAATCGCCATGTCGCTTTCTTTAGAAAGTACAATATTCCTGAGCCTATTGTCGGCGGCCTTATCGTCGCAACTATCATCACTGTCTTACATTTCAACAATATCTCGTTGGAATTTACCCTGTCGATGCAAAATACCTTGATGCTGATGTTTTTCAGTACCGTTGGACTGGCAGCGAGTTATAAATTGCTGCTTAAAGGTGGCAGTAAGGTGTTTATCTTCTTGGGGATCGCCTCTCTCTATATCGTTATTCAGAATGCCGTCGGCGTGAGTATGGCTGCCGCCTTGGGCTTAGAGCCCCTGATGGGCTTGATAGCCGGTTCCATTACACTTTCGGGTGGCCATGGCACTGGTGCTGCTTGGGCACAAACCTTCTCTGAAGACTATGGCATTAATACCCTAGAGTTTGCTATGGCTGCTGCGACCTTTGGTTTGGTCATGGGCGGGATCATAGGTGGTCCAGTGGCCCAGAGGCTGATTAACAAAAATAATCTTGTTTCCTCATATGGTGTCGGTGGTAATCACCATAAAGATCACCCCGATCTAGTGACTTATGATCAGTTAGAAGAGGATAGGGTTACCGCTAAGAGTATTCTTGAGGTCCTGTTTATCCTGCTGTTTTGTGTGGCCGGGGCTAAGTGGATAGGCACTCTGGTGGCGACAATGGATATTAGTTGGCTAAAAATGCCTGACTTTGTCTACGCCCTGTTCATCGGTGTGGTGATCACTAACATCACTGAGGTATCTCGCGGCTATAAGATTAACAGTGAATGCGTCGATATCTTAGGTACGGTCTCACTGTCATTGTTTCTGGCTATGGCACTGATGAATCTTAAGCTATGGGAGATATTCGATCTGGCGATTCCCCTGCTGATCATCCTTATGGTGCAGACCGTGATTTTGGCTCTATTTGCCTATTTCGTGACTTTTCGCCTGATGGGCAGCAATTACGACGCCGCGGTAATGGCGGGTGGTCATTGTGGTTTCGGCATGGGGGCGACGCCTACTGCCGTGATGAATATGGGAGCTCTAGTGACCAGAACGGGTCCATCACCTCAAGCCTTTATGGTGGTTCCTATTGTTGGCGCCTTCTTCATCGATATCGTTAATGCGATTATCTTGCAGGGCTATATAAGCTTCATCGTTTAA